A genomic stretch from Ancylobacter sp. IITR112 includes:
- the trbH gene encoding conjugal transfer protein TrbH, translating into MTPRHLVPRLLVVALAAALLAGCQTFGTESLVASSAPQEISGPAASAIAGDMVSRLAEHVGPGTGTIVLKPDGSPFGGALEASLKTWGYAVVSDQKAEGEKLIPLAYVIGSYDGQVLARLSTGSLDLGRAYTATAAGATPTSPLSVMQRG; encoded by the coding sequence ATGACCCCGCGACACCTCGTCCCCCGCCTCCTTGTCGTCGCCTTGGCCGCCGCGCTGCTCGCCGGCTGCCAAACCTTCGGAACCGAAAGCCTCGTGGCCAGCTCCGCGCCGCAGGAGATTTCAGGTCCCGCGGCAAGCGCCATCGCCGGCGACATGGTCAGCCGCCTGGCCGAACATGTCGGACCGGGTACCGGCACCATCGTGCTGAAGCCCGATGGCTCGCCGTTTGGCGGCGCGCTCGAGGCCTCGCTGAAGACCTGGGGCTATGCCGTGGTCAGCGATCAGAAGGCCGAAGGCGAGAAGCTCATTCCGCTCGCCTATGTGATCGGCAGCTATGATGGCCAGGTGCTCGCGCGCCTCTCGACCGGCTCGCTCGATCTTGGCCGCGCCTACACCGCGACCGCGGCCGGCGCGACGCCGACAAGTCCGTTGTCAGTCATGCAGCGCGGGTGA